In the Candidatus Woesearchaeota archaeon genome, one interval contains:
- the pdhA gene encoding pyruvate dehydrogenase (acetyl-transferring) E1 component subunit alpha: protein MTKEHLFESFNPHENNMFTVLNEDGSTNEYDPQLSQEECMTIYKNMVRSRTMDEKAFKLQRSGKLGTFAQAIGQEGCQAPVALLLDDDDWVVPAFREQCLFISAGNEMKKFFQYYGGNEIGNQPNRDKFLPVSIVVGSHPLHATGIAWAQKIKGNKATVFTYFGDGATSEGQFHEAMNFAGVFKVPVVFIAQNNQYAISLPVTKQTASKNLAQKSCAYGFPGMLVDGNDPLAVYVAAREAKAWTREGKGPALLEFYTYRLGPHTTADDPTLYRTDEEVERWKKKDPILRFETYLKKQGWLDQDLKESIEAQAKEEVEQAVKDAQSETPTPEDIFKWTYKEMTPALKEQLEELQQTLNSTSNNAQGDEK from the coding sequence ATGACAAAAGAACACTTATTCGAATCATTCAACCCGCACGAAAACAACATGTTCACTGTTCTGAATGAAGACGGCTCTACAAATGAGTACGATCCTCAACTCTCTCAAGAAGAGTGCATGACAATCTACAAGAACATGGTGCGCTCACGTACCATGGATGAAAAAGCGTTCAAACTCCAACGTTCAGGAAAACTGGGAACCTTTGCACAAGCAATAGGGCAAGAAGGTTGTCAAGCACCCGTAGCACTTCTTCTTGACGACGATGATTGGGTTGTTCCCGCATTCAGAGAGCAATGCCTTTTCATCTCTGCAGGAAATGAGATGAAAAAATTCTTTCAATACTATGGAGGTAATGAGATAGGAAACCAGCCCAATAGGGATAAATTTCTCCCCGTCTCCATTGTCGTGGGATCTCACCCTTTACACGCAACAGGTATTGCCTGGGCGCAAAAAATCAAAGGAAACAAAGCAACAGTGTTCACCTATTTTGGTGACGGTGCAACTTCTGAAGGACAATTCCATGAAGCAATGAACTTTGCAGGAGTATTCAAAGTACCCGTAGTCTTCATTGCTCAAAATAATCAATACGCAATTTCACTCCCCGTTACAAAACAAACAGCATCAAAAAACTTAGCTCAAAAAAGCTGCGCGTATGGTTTTCCTGGAATGCTTGTTGATGGAAATGATCCTCTTGCCGTCTATGTTGCTGCAAGAGAAGCAAAAGCCTGGACGCGCGAGGGAAAAGGACCAGCACTCTTAGAATTCTACACGTACAGGCTAGGCCCACACACAACGGCAGATGATCCTACACTGTATAGAACGGACGAAGAAGTTGAACGCTGGAAGAAAAAAGACCCGATTCTTCGTTTTGAAACCTATCTTAAAAAACAAGGCTGGTTGGATCAAGATCTCAAAGAGAGCATAGAAGCACAAGCAAAAGAAGAAGTGGAACAAGCCGTAAAAGACGCGCAAAGCGAAACACCAACGCCTGAAGATATTTTCAAATGGACCTACAAAGAAATGACTCCTGCTCTTAAAGAACAACTTGAAGAACTTCAACAAACACTTAACTCAACATCAAACAATGCACAAGGTGATGAGAAATGA
- the lipA gene encoding lipoyl synthase — protein MKFQADVSIVEPDLTRPLVASTNAGTATKPAWLKIRPPTQRFSEVKQVLRAYNITTVCEESHCPNMSECWSGGTATFMAMGDTCSRGCRFCQIKAATKIAPLDPYEPENMARAAQEMGLSYVVMTSVARDDLPDQGAQHLKKCVEEIKKRDILVEILIPDMQGKEDLIDIILSAKPQVLAHNIETVRRLTPMVRDRRASYDQTLKVLSYVKKKHAVYTKSSIMVGLGETPEEVLETMRDLRGAGVDILTIGQYLQPSKRHIKLQSYVHPNTFAFYEEEAKKMGFLFVASGPFVRSSYKAGELFMEQIIRGGDS, from the coding sequence ATGAAATTCCAAGCAGATGTTAGCATTGTTGAACCTGATCTAACAAGACCGTTAGTAGCATCAACAAATGCAGGCACTGCAACCAAACCTGCGTGGCTTAAGATCCGCCCTCCCACGCAAAGATTCAGCGAGGTCAAACAAGTTCTTAGAGCATATAACATCACCACTGTTTGCGAAGAATCCCACTGTCCTAATATGAGCGAATGCTGGTCAGGAGGCACTGCTACGTTCATGGCGATGGGGGATACTTGCAGTAGGGGTTGTAGGTTCTGCCAGATTAAAGCAGCAACAAAGATAGCACCTCTTGATCCTTATGAGCCTGAAAACATGGCTCGCGCAGCGCAAGAAATGGGACTTAGCTATGTTGTGATGACAAGTGTTGCAAGAGATGATCTTCCCGATCAAGGAGCACAACATCTCAAAAAATGCGTTGAAGAGATTAAGAAACGCGATATTCTCGTTGAAATTCTCATTCCTGATATGCAAGGAAAAGAAGATCTCATTGATATCATCCTCAGCGCCAAACCGCAGGTCTTAGCGCATAACATTGAAACCGTGCGACGTCTCACACCAATGGTAAGAGATAGAAGAGCAAGTTATGACCAAACACTCAAAGTACTCTCCTACGTAAAGAAAAAGCATGCTGTGTATACAAAATCATCAATCATGGTGGGTCTTGGTGAGACCCCAGAAGAAGTGCTGGAGACCATGCGCGATTTAAGAGGTGCTGGTGTTGATATCCTCACCATCGGCCAATACTTGCAGCCAAGCAAAAGACACATCAAACTCCAATCCTATGTTCATCCTAATACATTTGCATTCTATGAAGAAGAAGCGAAAAAAATGGGTTTTCTCTTTGTTGCATCAGGCCCCTTCGTGCGAAGCAGTTACAAAGCAGGAGAATTGTTTATGGAACAGATCATAAGGGGTGGTGATTCATAA
- a CDS encoding alpha-ketoacid dehydrogenase subunit beta: protein MTVMNMVEALNDALRIAMKEDERVMILGEDVGKEGGVFRVTSGLQQEFGEERAVDTPLSEGGIFGTSIGLAIGGMIPVCEAQFSGFIYPGFDQLISHAARMRTRSRGKYAVPLVLRSPCSGGIRALEHHSESMEAIYAHTPGLKVVMPSGPYDAKGLLLAAIKDPDPVIFLEPKRVYRAIKEEVPQEAYEIELGKANIVNEGSDLTLVTWGAMLRDVKKALEESEYSAEIIDLRTISPLDTQTIIDSVNKTGRLVIVQEAPRECSVSSEIAAQVVQKALTSLLAPIERVTGFDTIFPLYQNELLYLPSKERILKAIDKVMHFD, encoded by the coding sequence ATGACTGTGATGAACATGGTTGAAGCACTCAACGACGCTTTGCGCATAGCAATGAAAGAGGATGAGCGCGTCATGATCCTTGGCGAAGATGTAGGAAAAGAAGGAGGGGTTTTCAGAGTAACCTCAGGATTACAACAAGAATTCGGGGAAGAACGAGCAGTTGATACTCCTCTCTCAGAAGGGGGAATTTTCGGAACATCTATCGGACTTGCAATAGGGGGAATGATTCCCGTATGTGAAGCACAGTTCTCAGGCTTTATTTACCCTGGTTTTGATCAACTTATCTCTCACGCAGCACGTATGCGTACAAGAAGCAGAGGAAAATACGCTGTTCCTCTTGTTTTGAGATCACCTTGTTCAGGAGGAATCAGAGCACTTGAACATCACTCTGAGAGTATGGAAGCAATTTACGCACACACGCCAGGACTCAAAGTGGTCATGCCTTCAGGGCCCTATGATGCAAAAGGATTACTACTCGCAGCAATAAAAGATCCCGACCCTGTTATTTTTCTTGAACCCAAACGGGTGTATCGTGCAATCAAAGAAGAGGTTCCTCAAGAAGCGTATGAGATTGAACTGGGAAAAGCAAACATTGTTAACGAAGGATCCGATCTTACTCTTGTGACGTGGGGCGCAATGCTACGAGACGTTAAAAAAGCTCTTGAAGAAAGCGAGTACTCTGCTGAAATCATTGATCTAAGAACTATTTCACCTCTTGATACACAGACAATCATCGACTCAGTGAATAAGACGGGAAGACTTGTCATCGTTCAAGAAGCACCAAGAGAATGCAGTGTTTCTTCAGAAATCGCAGCACAAGTAGTGCAAAAAGCGCTCACCTCATTACTCGCACCAATAGAAAGAGTAACAGGGTTTGATACGATTTTTCCGCTCTACCAGAACGAGCTACTCTACTTACCAAGCAAAGAACGCATACTCAAAGCAATAGATAAGGTGATGCATTTTGATTGA